From a region of the Triticum aestivum cultivar Chinese Spring chromosome 7D, IWGSC CS RefSeq v2.1, whole genome shotgun sequence genome:
- the LOC123169085 gene encoding aspartic proteinase nepenthesin-2, with product MAAYCSLLLALLLALSSSSSASAATPYGFEFPQFNAAVADAGCDGKLVAEEEALARRVPPLKLHMTHRSAAAGATGTGSFFLESAEKDAVRIDTMHRRVSLSGSGAGQRGSAPRRALSERVVATVESGVAVGSGEYLVDVYVGTPPRRFRMIMDTGSDLNWLQCAPCLDCFEQSGPIFDPAASTSYRNVTCGDSRCGLVSPPETASPRECRRPRSDPCPYYYWYGDQSNTTGDLALEAFTVNLTATGTRRVDGVAFGCGHRNRGLFHGAAGLLGLGRGPLSFASQLRGVYGGHAFSYCLVEHGSAAGSKVIFGHDDALLAHPQLNYTAFAPATDTDTFYYLQLKSILVGGEAVNISSDTLAAGGTIIDSGTTLSYFPEPAYRAIRQAFIDRMSPSYPLIAGFPVLSPCYNVSGAGKIEVPELSLVFADGAAWEFPAENYFIRLEPEGVMCLAVLGTPRSGMSIIGNYQQQNFHVLYDLERNRLGFAPRRCAEV from the coding sequence ATGGCCGCGTACTGCTCTCTGCTGCTGGCCTTGCTCCTcgcgctctcctcctcctcgtcggcgtcggcggcAACCCCGTATGGCTTCGAGTTCCCGCAGTtcaacgccgccgtcgccgacgccgGCTGCGACGGCAAGCTGGTcgccgaggaggaggcgctcgCGCGCCGGGTCCCGCCGCTCAAGCTCCACATGACCCACCGGTCCGCTGCCGcgggcgcgacggggacgggctcCTTCTTCCTGGAGTCGGCCGAGAAAGACGCCGTCCGCATCGATACGATGCACCGGAGGGTCTCCCTGTCCGGCTCCGGCGCGGGGCAGAGGGGTTCGGCGCCGAGGAGGGCGCTGTCGGAGCGGGTCGTGGCCACGGTGGAGTCCGGCGTGGCGGTCGGCTCCGGGGAGTACCTTGTGGACGTGTACGTGGGCACGCCGCCGCGCCGGTTCCGCATGATCATGGACACAGGCAGCGACCTCAACTGGCTGCAGTGCGCGCCCTGCCTCGACTGCTTCGAGCAGAGCGGGCCCATCTTCGACCCGGCGGCGTCCACCTCCTACCGCAACGTCACCTGCGGGGACAGCCGCTGCGGCCTCGTCTCGCCGCCGGAGACAGCGTCGCCCAGGGAGTGCCGCCGCCCGCGGAGCGACCCCTGCCCCTACTACTACTGGTACGGCGACCAGTCGAACACCACCGGCGACCTCGCGCTCGAGGCCTTCACCGTCAACCTCACAGCCACCGGGACCCGGCGCGTGGACGGCGTGGCGTTCGGGTGCGGCCACCGGAACCGCGGCCTCTTCCACGGCGCGGCGGGGCTGCTGGGGCTCGGCCGCGGCCCGCTCTCGTTCGCGTCGCAGCTGCGCGGCGTCTACGGCGGCCACGCCTTCTCCTACTGCCTCGTGGAGCATGGCAGCGCGGCCGGGAGCAAGGTCATCTTCGGCCACGACGACGCGCTGCTCGCGCACCCGCAGCTCAACTACACGGCCTTCGCGCCGGCCACGGACACGGACACCTTCTACTACCTCCAGCTCAAGTCCATCCTCGTGGGCGGGGAGGCGGTCAACATCTCCTCCGACACCCTTGCCGCCGGCGGCACCATCATCGACTCCGGCACGACGCTGAGCTACTTCCCGGAGCCGGCGTACCGGGCGATCCGGCAGGCGTTCATCGACCGCATGAGCCCGTCCTACCCGCTCATCGCCGGGTTCCCGGTGCTGAGCCCGTGCTACAACGTGTCCGGAGCCGGAAAGATCGAGGTGCCGGAGCTGTCGCTGGTGTTCGCGGACGGCGCGGCGTGGGAGTTCCCGGCGGAGAACTACTTCATCCGGCTGGAGCCGGAGGGGGTGATGTGCCTGGCCGTCCTGGGCACGCCGCGCTCCGGCATGTCCATCATCGGCAACTACCAGCAGCAGAACTTCCACGTTCTCTACGACCTGGAGCGCAACCGGCTCGGCTTCGCGCCGCGCCGGTGCGCCGAGGTCTAG
- the LOC123168855 gene encoding uncharacterized protein — translation MKWRKVLKEAYTLETLQTVCRFIRCHPSVLCLLLCLLILYKYYFSWLSLLVATSPIFLFTGLFLGVVLTYGEPNNPENDHIYKKIEKAPQTWNIHNTAKPIEDVSIPRIISSEERIANHNINENKFRKGSHSRGSSSESASSASDGSEIDTHPMLHAFHQLRSAASSSVSSQDGNSIDSNTEDETGNQERNDENELEEKESVKVVAWTADDQKSILKIGCLEIERNQRLETLIGRRARKYVGRNLREFGNNEPLPTKEELSKFNVQIPTIFAPRRNPFDLPYNEDNFPESAPSAPIKMINAFDITCEQEDESSSTGGANSSNVEPTCVASQIRNITMLRRHESFTEGAPFLANFRQDLQPSRFKPYFVTENMSDEGTTVPSLQGEASEKSSVQDLDNFSVNDQEIQNVLLSLDIETPLLISDSSDDDMYLPGGHINDWVEAQNNENLNLSHATPLEGLSVVQYPQEMETTSNDLHQMSPHSNDLDLMPSSTEATEPFACNNNELPGKEVETLDDTQMGDPVNDSSPSGSDKPTFMSSPIDAVLLHEGYPHTAATSKEEMGLPSMIEVPSSEIASPSLASLEESRQNKTSEIRDS, via the exons ATGAAATGGCGAAAGGTTTTAAAAGAGGCATACACATTGGAGACATTGCAAACTGTATGCCGATTCATTCGGTGCCATCCTTCAGTTCTCTGTTTATTGCTTTGCCTATTAATATTGTACAAGTACTACTTCAGCTGGCTCTCTCTCCTTGTGGCCACATCACCAATCTTCCTATTCACTGGTTTATTCCTTGGGGTCGTCCTAACTTACGGTGAACCGAACAATCCGGAAAATGATCATATCTACAAAAAGATAGAGAAGGCTCCTCAAACTTGGAATATTCACAACACTGCTAAACCAATTGAGGATGTATCTATTCCAAGAATTATATCTAGTGAAGAAAGAATAGCTAACCACAACATCAATGAAAATAAATTTCGGAAGGGATCTCATAGCCGAGGCTCTTCATCCGAATCAGCATCAAGTGCATCAGATGGCTCAGAAATCGATACCCATCCAATGCTTCACGCATTTCATCAGCTTAGGTCGGCCGCCAGTTCATCGGTGTCTTCTCAAGATGGGAATTCCATTGACAGCAACACTGAGGATGAAACCGGAAATCAAGAGCGCAATGATGAAAATGAACTCGAGGAGAAAGAAAGTGTTAAAGTTGTGGCATGGACTGCTGATGATCAGAAGAGCATCTTGAAAATTGGATGTTTGGAGATTGAGAGAAACCAAAGGTTGGAGACCTTGATTGGACGCAGGGCTAGAAAATATGTAGGTAGGAACTTGAGAGAGTTTGGAAACAATGAGCCTCTCCCAACAAAGGAGGAGCTCTCAAAATTTAATGTTCAAATTCCAACTATTTTTGCACCTAGGAGAAATCCTTTCGATCTTCCCTACAACGAAGATAACTTCCCAGAGTCTGCTCCATCTGCACCAATTAAAATGATAAATGCATTTGACATTACATGCGAGCAAGAGGATGAAAGTAGCTCCACTGGAGGTGCTAACTCAAGTAATGTGGAGCCTACTTGTGTTGCGTCTCAAATAAGAAACATTACAATGCTTAGGAGGCATGAGAGCTTCACAGAAGGAGCACCATTCCTAGCTAATTTCCGGCAAGACCTACAGCCTTCTCGGTTCAAACCATACTTTGTTACAGAAAACATGTCCGACGAGGGGACTACGGTTCCAAGTCTTCAAGGAGAAGCTAGTGAAAAGAGCTcggttcaagatttggacaatTTTTCAGTGAACGATCAAGAAATCCAAAATGTTCTATTGTCTCTCGACATCGAGACACCCTTACTAATTAGTGATTCATCAGATGATGACATGTATCTACCAGGTGGACATATAAATGATTGGGTGGAAGCTCAAAACAATGAAAATTTAAATTTATCTCATGCTACTCCATTGGAAGGTCTTAGTGTAGTGCAATACCCACAAGAAATGGAGACGACAAGCAACGATTTACATCAGATGTCTCCACATTCAAATGACCTTGACTTGATGCCATCATCAACTGAAGCTACAGAACCTTTTGCATGTAATAACAATGAACTACCAG GCAAGGAAGTTGAGACCCTTGATGACACCCAGATGGGTGACCCGGTTAACGATTCAAGTCCATCTGGAAGCGATAAGCCTACATTTATGAGTTCTCCAATTGATGCAGTTTTGCTGCATGAAG GCTATCCTCATACTGCTGCTACGAGCAAGGAAGAAATGGGTTTACCATCAATGATTGAGGTTCCTTCTAGTGAGATAGCCTCGCCTAGTTTGGCTTCATTGGAGGAAAGCAGACAAAACAAAACTTCAGAGATAAGGGACTCATGA
- the LOC123166803 gene encoding 1-aminocyclopropane-1-carboxylate oxidase 1-like has protein sequence MDMEIPVIDLQGLTGDASQRSQTMARLHEACKDWGFFWVDSHGVDAALMEEVKRFVYAHYDEHLKDRFYASDLAKDLQLPAEESKTVSGEVDWETAYFIRHRPANNVADFPEIPPATREMLDAYIGQMVSLAELLAECMSLNLGLDGGLVRDTFTPPFVGTKVAMYPACPRPDLVWGLRAHTDAGGIILLLQDDVVGGLEFFRGDREWVPVGPTKGSRIFVNIGDQLEVMSGGAYRSVLHRVAAVAEGRRLSVATFYNPGADAVVAPAATARQPAAQLYPGPYRFGDYLDYYQGTKFADKAARFQAFKELFGSRIRHD, from the exons ATGGACATGGAGATCCCGGTGATCGACCTCCAGGGGCTCACCGGCGACGCCTCCCAGCGGTCGCAAACCATGGCGCGGCTCCACGAAGCCTGCAAGGACTGGGGCTTCTTCTGG GTGGACAGCCACGGCGTCGACGCCGCGCTGATGGAGGAGGTGAAGCGCTTCGTGTACGCCCACTACGACGAGCATCTCAAGGATAGATTCTACGCTTCCGACCTCGCCAAGGACCTGCAGCTGCCGGCGGAGGAATCCAAAACCGTCTCCGGTGAGGTAGACTGGGAGACCGCCTACTTCATCCGGCACCGTCCCGCCAACAACGTCGCCGACTTCCCGGAGATCCCGCCGGCCACACG GGAGATGCTCGACGCGTACATCGGCCAGATGGTGTCGCTCGCGGAGCTGCTCGCCGAGTGCATGAGCCTGAACCTCGGCCTGGACGGCGGCCTCGTCAGGGACACCTTCACGCCGCCGTTCGTCGGGACCAAGGTCGCCATGTACCCGGCCTGCCCGCGGCCGGACCTCGTGTGGGGCCTCCGCGCCCACACCGACGCCGGCGGCATCATCCTGCTCCTGCAGGACGACGTCGTCGGCGGGCTGGAGTTCTTCCGGGGCGACCGGGAGTGGGTTCCCGTCGGCCCCACCAAGGGCAGCAGGATCTTCGTCAACATCGGGGACCAGCTGGAGGTGATGAGCGGCGGCGCCTACAGGAGCGTGCTGCAccgcgtcgccgccgtcgccgaggGCCGGCGGCTGTCCGTGGCGACGTTCTACAACCCCGGAGCTGACGCCGTTGtggcgccggcggccacggcgagGCAGCCGGCGGCGCAGCTGTACCCCGGGCCGTACAGGTTCGGCGACTACCTGGACTACTACCAGGGCACCAAGTTTGCCGACAAGGCGGCGAGGTTTCAGGCCTTCAAGGAACTGTTCGGTTCACGGATTCGGCACGATTGA